One window from the genome of Bdellovibrio sp. NC01 encodes:
- a CDS encoding sigma-70 family RNA polymerase sigma factor, whose amino-acid sequence MRENYWLLNKFEESRSHLEGVAFRLLGSKGEADDAIQEAWIRVNRADTQSIDNFGGWLTTIVSRICLDMLRSRKIRKEEPIPVSYEEAVTTQSPEEEILLANAMGPALVVVLETLTPPERVAFVLHDLFDIEFEQIANVLNKSEVATRQLASRARTKVRGAKSESKKESDQKIVSAFLAASRSGNLEGLLQLLDPNIILRADDTAITTAAANKDRGAPQFAKELHGKTVIADTFKGRAVAAQLALINGQAGATWIAGEKPRVVFTFTITDGKITEIGVIMNQDDLNDIDVKVPNI is encoded by the coding sequence ATGCGTGAAAATTATTGGCTGTTAAATAAATTTGAAGAAAGTCGCAGTCACTTAGAAGGTGTTGCATTTCGTTTGTTGGGCTCGAAAGGAGAAGCAGACGATGCCATTCAAGAAGCTTGGATCCGAGTTAATCGCGCTGATACACAAAGCATTGATAATTTTGGTGGCTGGCTGACAACAATCGTTTCACGCATCTGTTTAGATATGCTTCGTTCGCGTAAAATCAGAAAAGAAGAACCTATTCCTGTTAGCTATGAAGAGGCTGTCACAACTCAAAGCCCAGAAGAAGAAATTCTGTTAGCAAATGCCATGGGGCCAGCGTTGGTTGTTGTTCTTGAAACTTTAACTCCACCAGAACGTGTTGCCTTCGTTTTGCATGACCTGTTTGATATAGAGTTTGAGCAAATTGCCAACGTGTTAAATAAATCTGAAGTCGCAACCCGACAGCTTGCGAGTCGAGCACGTACCAAAGTTCGCGGTGCTAAAAGTGAATCAAAGAAAGAAAGCGATCAAAAGATCGTTTCGGCTTTTCTTGCGGCCTCGCGCAGTGGGAATCTTGAAGGCTTGCTGCAATTACTAGATCCGAACATCATTTTGCGCGCAGACGATACGGCAATTACGACAGCAGCAGCTAACAAAGATCGTGGCGCTCCGCAATTCGCAAAAGAATTGCACGGCAAGACAGTTATCGCAGACACCTTTAAGGGACGCGCTGTTGCGGCACAGTTGGCACTTATCAATGGTCAAGCGGGCGCAACTTGGATCGCGGGCGAAAAACCACGCGTCGTATTTACATTTACAATCACTGACGGAAAAATCACAGAAATCGGGGTGATCATGAATCAAGACGATTTAAATGATATCGACGTAAAAGTTCCGAATATATGA
- a CDS encoding YciI family protein translates to MKFALLIYQGTTPVPGTEKWNTLSQDEQKAIYADYGKINNTPGVKPGMPLGVPSAAKTVKVVDGKMTVQEGTYLAEGVAGCFEFEAENIEAALNLAAQIPAAKLGGSIEVRPIEKYW, encoded by the coding sequence ATGAAATTCGCACTTTTAATCTATCAAGGCACAACACCAGTTCCTGGCACAGAAAAATGGAATACATTGTCTCAAGATGAACAAAAAGCGATCTATGCGGACTACGGAAAAATCAACAATACGCCAGGTGTAAAACCCGGAATGCCCTTAGGCGTGCCCTCCGCGGCGAAAACGGTCAAAGTTGTTGATGGCAAAATGACGGTTCAAGAAGGAACTTATTTAGCTGAGGGTGTTGCGGGTTGCTTTGAATTCGAAGCAGAAAATATAGAGGCAGCATTAAACCTTGCTGCACAAATTCCTGCTGCAAAACTTGGTGGATCCATTGAAGTCAGACCCATTGAAAAATATTGGTAA
- a CDS encoding MFS transporter, with translation MLKALRQPQLLRLWFGQACSSVGDEIYRVGLTWFAVGLMGANTGYLAAGQTAALMLLSFIGGKWADQWHPLRTMVGVDLLRAVIVLIPVVVSFFIPLPLTVLWAVALTLSALSAFFDPATQATIPLLAKDTETMQATNGLMGTTIRMARMVGPAIVGLLSAFIPMIHFFTLDALTFIVSALSVNSLKKSIPANLNEEQTHRPSFIKTIASGFELVREKTGMSYIFFTKAITTGTWNLALMIGFPLLIHEMTHGDAKAFGLVMASYGLGNFAGSLYFGNRARKRLLYLLYSGYMWLGLGFMLIGLAPSISLVIIAAALAGLTGPMNDLAFIDLMQKKFPVRDLTKVFRLKMAVESAGTLFFTLISPLLIKGLSVRTVIIFCGVIWVLNGVGGFVIQTLSPAASRAED, from the coding sequence ATGTTAAAGGCTCTTCGACAGCCACAACTTCTGCGTTTGTGGTTCGGGCAAGCATGTTCTTCAGTGGGTGATGAGATCTATCGTGTGGGTCTGACGTGGTTTGCCGTTGGCTTAATGGGAGCGAACACAGGTTACTTAGCTGCCGGACAAACTGCTGCGTTGATGCTTTTAAGTTTCATTGGTGGCAAGTGGGCCGATCAATGGCATCCGCTGCGCACGATGGTCGGTGTTGATCTGTTACGTGCGGTCATCGTGCTTATTCCTGTGGTTGTTTCTTTCTTTATACCGTTGCCGCTGACAGTGTTATGGGCGGTGGCTTTAACTTTATCGGCACTCAGCGCGTTCTTCGATCCTGCGACGCAAGCAACGATTCCGCTTCTTGCAAAAGATACTGAGACAATGCAAGCAACGAATGGTTTGATGGGCACAACGATTCGCATGGCGCGCATGGTGGGTCCTGCGATTGTTGGTCTTCTTTCGGCATTCATTCCGATGATTCACTTTTTCACATTAGATGCGTTGACGTTTATCGTTTCGGCGTTATCAGTGAACTCGCTCAAAAAATCTATTCCGGCAAATTTAAATGAAGAGCAAACTCATCGCCCAAGTTTTATTAAAACCATCGCCTCAGGTTTTGAACTCGTGCGCGAAAAAACGGGAATGAGTTATATTTTCTTCACCAAAGCGATTACGACTGGCACGTGGAATTTAGCTTTGATGATTGGCTTTCCATTATTGATCCACGAGATGACTCATGGAGATGCCAAAGCCTTCGGTCTTGTGATGGCTTCTTATGGTTTAGGAAATTTTGCGGGATCTTTGTATTTCGGAAATCGCGCACGCAAAAGATTATTGTATCTGCTTTATTCAGGCTACATGTGGTTGGGATTGGGCTTTATGCTGATTGGCCTGGCGCCATCCATTTCACTTGTTATCATCGCAGCCGCGTTAGCAGGTCTTACGGGCCCAATGAACGATTTAGCTTTTATTGATTTAATGCAGAAAAAATTCCCGGTGCGTGATTTAACTAAAGTCTTTCGTTTAAAAATGGCGGTCGAGTCAGCGGGAACCTTGTTCTTCACTTTGATTTCACCGCTGTTGATCAAAGGCCTGTCGGTGCGCACAGTAATTATCTTCTGTGGCGTAATTTGGGTCTTAAACGGCGTCGGAGGATTTGTCATACAAACCCTTTCCCCTGCGGCCTCACGTGCAGAGGATTGA
- a CDS encoding protein-arginine deiminase family protein — MLKWLILIFAIAGQAYSEPLPVCPAGISILDESYPAKFIVMSDAANQGYLEDKMSLLTKVIPEVLQDPNMHVLLIAKKNNFAALQKNLSEEQKKRLQRISKVPSTNWMQDPWVVQFDSKSGAPILRPLLKYNGNFDSVKLLQALSSAMKPELSATISAGLSNSKSSDAMSGQYGGNFLAMGALCLVGSSNLKDQFAPIAKQVCGSATVMKVPTSFLNVGHADEVVKALPVVKLSAESSCPMAIMIASPRKAKKLMQENPDDVLFDFRDNNGEPLRKEDALVQLEDRRYYRMLCMRMMGKKRKTPTARWIEDSFPTDEATQNVDLAPCLSFKNKDFLNFFKEHSDYEKAMDHVQERMDGFIKDLTAQVKKDRPQCALNVIEVPQYFAGKIRQTIRHGFKPRIESAQSLFPNPSNGEVFGDKYLLPDPVNTSFRKDLTQSLTAIGLKPVFLDTHFAHRLQGNFHCSEKTIRLCKPAVK, encoded by the coding sequence ATGTTGAAGTGGCTTATTCTTATTTTTGCAATTGCTGGTCAGGCATATTCAGAACCATTGCCTGTTTGTCCTGCGGGGATTTCTATTTTAGACGAGTCTTATCCCGCAAAATTTATTGTCATGTCAGATGCTGCAAATCAAGGCTATCTAGAAGACAAGATGAGCTTGCTTACGAAGGTCATCCCTGAGGTTCTTCAAGATCCAAATATGCATGTTTTGTTGATCGCTAAGAAGAATAACTTCGCGGCATTGCAAAAGAATCTTTCCGAAGAGCAAAAGAAGAGACTACAAAGAATCAGCAAAGTGCCATCAACAAATTGGATGCAGGATCCATGGGTTGTTCAGTTTGATTCAAAAAGTGGTGCGCCGATTTTGCGTCCGCTGCTGAAATATAATGGCAATTTTGATTCTGTTAAACTGCTTCAGGCTCTTAGCAGTGCGATGAAGCCCGAGTTATCCGCGACCATCAGTGCGGGGCTTAGCAATTCCAAGAGTTCTGATGCAATGAGCGGGCAGTATGGTGGCAATTTCTTAGCGATGGGTGCTTTGTGTCTTGTAGGTTCAAGCAACTTGAAAGACCAGTTCGCGCCTATCGCCAAACAGGTCTGTGGATCTGCGACCGTGATGAAAGTACCAACATCATTTTTAAATGTCGGGCACGCTGATGAAGTCGTGAAGGCTTTACCGGTCGTGAAATTGAGTGCGGAATCGTCATGTCCCATGGCCATTATGATTGCAAGTCCGCGCAAAGCAAAGAAGTTGATGCAAGAAAATCCCGACGATGTGCTTTTTGATTTCCGCGATAACAATGGCGAGCCCCTTCGCAAAGAAGACGCCTTAGTGCAATTAGAAGATCGCCGTTATTATCGTATGTTATGTATGCGTATGATGGGAAAGAAGCGAAAAACTCCGACGGCACGTTGGATTGAAGACTCGTTTCCTACAGACGAGGCCACTCAAAATGTGGATTTAGCTCCGTGTCTTTCATTTAAGAATAAAGATTTTCTAAATTTCTTTAAAGAGCACTCAGATTATGAAAAGGCGATGGATCATGTGCAAGAACGCATGGATGGCTTCATTAAAGATCTGACGGCGCAAGTGAAGAAGGATAGACCGCAATGTGCTTTGAATGTCATCGAAGTGCCGCAATATTTCGCTGGTAAAATCCGTCAGACTATCCGTCATGGTTTTAAACCGCGCATTGAATCTGCACAGTCGTTATTTCCCAATCCAAGTAACGGGGAAGTTTTCGGAGATAAATATCTATTACCAGATCCAGTGAATACGAGTTTCAGAAAAGATTTAACACAATCGCTGACAGCTATCGGATTGAAACCAGTTTTCCTCGACACGCACTTTGCTCATCGACTGCAGGGCAATTTTCATTGTTCCGAAAAAACAATTCGTTTATGTAAACCCGCAGTAAAGTGA